A window of the Xiashengella succiniciproducens genome harbors these coding sequences:
- a CDS encoding S46 family peptidase: MRKLKAISLVLLLCLGIQARAGEGMWIPVLVGEMNIGEMRERGFEVTAEDIYAVNQASLTDAIVRFGNGCTGGLISDKGLIITNHHCGNSYIQQHSSVEHDYLTNGFVARSLDEELPNEELTVTFLRRMEDVTERVLAGVNDDCNEAERAKQVRANINTIVAEAKKDTHYEAAVESFYYGNQYFLFVYEIFNDVRLVFAPPAGIGDFGAEEDNWTWPRHTGDFSLFRVYANSENKPSEYSTGNVPYKPEYHFRVSTEGVKEGDPTMVLGYPAVTTQYVPSYHIEMLRDLIYPKVVEIRDAKLDVINRYVEDDIKIRIQYAAKHSAIANSWKRWKGELKGFESLRAVDRKRDYETRFNEWVAQDPARKDKYGNVVSEYEAIYGEFGKYRMAREYLLEVMGARGIEAIWLAGQFERLLQLIEQGKDADQINEEKDFLKDLLDKHYKDYSKDVDRDIAVKLVEMMDNDLKGEFRPAFLDLIGSKFKGNHKTFVDELFARSIFDDQDKLNELVAKIDKKKVKTVKKDPAYRYFSDLRGVFYNSVDGRFKVLNSKLDSLNRVWMKAQIEFDSTRVFYPDANRTMRLAYGNVKGYEPRDGVIYKYRTTLDGVMEKHNPAVYEFNVPEKVIELYNSKDFGPYAEDGVLTVCFVADNHTTGGNSGSPVLNRRGELIGVNFDRAWDGITSDLVFNTELSRNISVDIRYVLFVIDKWAGATNLIDEIFPGR, from the coding sequence ATGAGAAAACTGAAAGCTATTAGCCTTGTGCTGCTGCTTTGCCTTGGCATACAGGCCAGGGCAGGAGAGGGTATGTGGATACCTGTGCTCGTTGGTGAAATGAATATCGGCGAGATGCGTGAAAGGGGATTTGAAGTGACTGCTGAGGATATTTATGCAGTCAACCAGGCCAGCCTTACCGATGCTATAGTTCGCTTCGGAAACGGTTGTACTGGTGGTCTTATTTCCGATAAGGGACTGATTATTACAAACCACCATTGCGGTAACTCTTACATTCAGCAGCATAGCAGTGTTGAACATGACTATCTGACTAACGGCTTTGTGGCTCGCTCTTTGGATGAGGAGCTGCCTAACGAGGAACTGACTGTTACTTTCCTGCGACGCATGGAAGATGTGACTGAACGTGTTCTTGCAGGTGTGAATGACGACTGCAATGAGGCAGAACGTGCAAAGCAGGTCAGGGCTAATATCAATACTATTGTTGCTGAGGCAAAGAAGGATACTCATTATGAAGCTGCTGTAGAGTCTTTCTATTATGGTAATCAGTATTTTCTGTTTGTCTATGAGATATTTAATGATGTACGTCTGGTATTTGCTCCTCCAGCAGGTATTGGTGATTTTGGCGCTGAAGAGGATAACTGGACATGGCCAAGACATACAGGTGACTTCTCTCTGTTTCGTGTCTATGCAAACAGTGAAAATAAGCCATCTGAATATTCTACCGGGAATGTGCCTTACAAACCCGAATATCACTTCAGGGTTTCTACTGAAGGTGTGAAAGAGGGTGATCCAACAATGGTTTTGGGTTATCCGGCTGTTACCACCCAATATGTGCCTTCCTACCATATCGAGATGCTGAGGGATCTGATCTACCCCAAAGTGGTTGAGATCAGGGATGCCAAACTGGATGTAATTAACAGGTATGTTGAAGATGATATCAAGATAAGAATTCAATACGCTGCCAAACATTCTGCAATAGCCAACTCATGGAAGCGCTGGAAGGGTGAGCTCAAGGGCTTTGAGTCCCTTCGTGCGGTGGACAGGAAAAGGGACTATGAAACTCGTTTCAATGAATGGGTTGCTCAGGATCCAGCCCGTAAGGATAAGTACGGCAATGTAGTGTCGGAATATGAAGCTATCTATGGTGAGTTTGGTAAGTACCGTATGGCCAGGGAATACCTGCTTGAAGTGATGGGAGCCAGAGGCATTGAGGCCATCTGGCTAGCGGGTCAGTTTGAAAGGCTGCTTCAATTGATCGAACAGGGTAAGGATGCAGATCAGATCAATGAAGAGAAGGACTTTCTGAAGGATCTCCTGGATAAACACTATAAAGACTATTCTAAGGATGTGGACAGGGATATTGCTGTGAAGCTGGTTGAGATGATGGACAATGACCTCAAGGGAGAGTTTCGTCCTGCCTTCCTTGACCTTATCGGCTCAAAATTCAAGGGTAACCACAAGACCTTTGTTGATGAACTGTTTGCCAGGTCAATCTTTGATGACCAGGATAAGCTAAACGAGCTTGTGGCAAAGATCGACAAGAAGAAGGTCAAGACTGTAAAGAAGGATCCTGCTTACAGGTATTTCAGCGATTTGAGAGGGGTATTCTATAATAGCGTGGATGGAAGATTCAAGGTGTTAAACAGCAAACTGGATAGCCTTAACAGAGTTTGGATGAAGGCTCAGATAGAGTTTGATTCTACCAGAGTATTCTACCCGGATGCCAACCGCACAATGCGTCTGGCCTATGGAAATGTTAAAGGCTATGAGCCAAGGGATGGTGTAATATATAAATACCGTACCACCCTGGATGGTGTAATGGAAAAGCATAACCCGGCTGTGTATGAGTTTAATGTGCCTGAAAAGGTTATCGAACTGTATAACAGCAAGGATTTCGGTCCCTATGCTGAAGATGGTGTGCTGACAGTCTGCTTTGTTGCAGACAACCATACCACTGGGGGTAACTCAGGTAGTCCGGTTCTCAACCGCAGGGGAGAGCTGATAGGAGTTAACTTCGACCGTGCATGGGATGGTATCACTAGCGACCTTGTGTTTAATACCGAATTGAGTCGAAATATATCTGTAGATATACGCTACGTGCTGTTTGTTATTGACAAATGGGCCGGTGCTACTAATCTGATAGACGAGATATTTCCGGGCAGATAA
- a CDS encoding Maf family nucleotide pyrophosphatase, giving the protein MLANLKDHRIILASQSPRRQELLRMAEVDFEVAAIPGLEESFPDSLPAEQTAQYLARMKMEGYEEYWSQPKTLVITADTVVVLGDEVLGKPRDREDAIAMLSRLSGAVHTVFTGVAIRTAERQSSFTASTQVFFKELQERDIIDYVDRYRPFDKAGSYGVQEWIGLIGVGRIEGSFYNVMGLPVATLYEELRKF; this is encoded by the coding sequence ATGCTTGCGAATCTTAAGGATCACAGAATAATTCTTGCCTCTCAGTCACCCCGCAGACAGGAACTGTTGAGGATGGCAGAGGTGGATTTTGAGGTAGCTGCAATTCCCGGTTTGGAGGAGAGTTTTCCGGACTCTCTGCCTGCTGAACAGACCGCCCAATACCTTGCACGTATGAAAATGGAGGGCTATGAAGAATACTGGTCCCAACCCAAAACTCTTGTGATTACTGCCGATACTGTAGTTGTACTTGGTGATGAGGTCCTTGGTAAACCCCGCGATCGCGAGGATGCGATCGCTATGCTTAGCAGGCTGTCGGGTGCTGTGCATACTGTATTTACCGGGGTTGCCATCCGGACTGCTGAGCGCCAGAGCTCCTTTACTGCTTCTACACAGGTGTTCTTTAAAGAATTGCAGGAAAGGGATATCATCGACTACGTTGACAGATACAGGCCTTTTGACAAAGCGGGAAGTTACGGTGTACAGGAATGGATCGGACTAATCGGTGTTGGCCGCATTGAGGGCTCATTTTACAACGTGATGGGTCTTCCGGTGGCTACCCTCTATGAGGAGCTGAGAAAGTTCTAA